In one window of Macaca thibetana thibetana isolate TM-01 chromosome 5, ASM2454274v1, whole genome shotgun sequence DNA:
- the LOC126954784 gene encoding 60S ribosomal protein L37a, which produces MAKRTKKVGIVGKYGTRYGASLRKMVKKIEISQHAKYTCSFCGKTKMKRRAVGIWHCGSCMKTVAGGAWTYNTTSAVTVKSAIRRLKELKDQ; this is translated from the coding sequence ATGGCCAAACGTACCAAGAAAGTCGGGATCGTCGGTAAATACGGGACGCGCTATGGGGCCTCCCTCCGGAAAATGgtgaagaaaattgaaatcagCCAGCACGCCAAGTACACTTGCTCTTTCTGTGGCAAAACCAAGATGAAGAGACGAGCTGTGGGGATCTGGCACTGTGGTTCCTGCATGAAGACAGTGGCCGGCGGTGCCTGGACATACAATACCACTTCCGCTGTCACGGTAAAGTCTGCCATCAGAAGACTGAAGGAGTTGAAAGACCAGTAG